The following proteins come from a genomic window of Frankia casuarinae:
- a CDS encoding IS5-like element ISFsp7 family transposase, producing the protein MSFTYTAELPFGDHTVFRLAGLLVAERQRRGTRKGTRTLSALEQAVMVLRWFCDGTRARRLFSDHGVSRSVGYRYLHEGVAVLAWQAPDLREALMRARVAGYEHLIVDGTVIETDRLRMPGPTEGVDLWWSGTISNHGGNIQVLSAPDDGWPLWVSDVRPGREHDSTALKASGALPVLAEWTADLHEVLFDLGYEGLGNPAGPLATAYKKPKGGTLTDEQKAHNRIHNALRAVGERANALLKGTFRLLHNITIDPWKIGLVVKAALVILHTEHRRTA; encoded by the coding sequence ATGAGTTTCACATACACCGCCGAGCTGCCGTTCGGCGATCACACCGTTTTCCGTCTGGCGGGTCTTCTCGTGGCGGAGCGTCAACGTCGTGGTACCCGCAAGGGCACCCGGACGCTGTCCGCGTTGGAACAGGCCGTGATGGTCCTGCGCTGGTTCTGTGACGGCACCAGGGCCAGGCGGCTCTTCTCCGATCATGGGGTGTCCCGGTCGGTGGGCTACCGCTACCTGCACGAGGGAGTCGCCGTGCTCGCCTGGCAGGCCCCGGACCTGCGTGAAGCGCTGATGCGGGCCAGGGTCGCCGGCTACGAGCATCTCATCGTTGACGGCACGGTCATCGAGACCGACCGGCTACGCATGCCCGGCCCGACCGAAGGCGTGGACCTGTGGTGGTCCGGCACGATCTCCAACCACGGTGGCAACATCCAGGTGCTCTCCGCCCCGGACGACGGCTGGCCACTGTGGGTCTCCGACGTGCGGCCCGGCCGCGAGCACGACTCGACCGCCCTGAAAGCCTCCGGGGCGCTGCCGGTTCTCGCCGAGTGGACCGCCGACCTGCACGAGGTGCTGTTCGACCTCGGCTACGAAGGGCTGGGCAACCCGGCCGGGCCGCTCGCGACCGCGTACAAGAAGCCCAAGGGCGGCACCCTCACCGACGAACAGAAAGCGCACAACCGGATCCACAACGCGCTACGCGCCGTCGGTGAACGCGCGAACGCCCTGCTCAAAGGCACCTTCCGACTCCTCCACAACATCACGATCGACCCCTGGAAGATCGGACTTGTCGTGAAAGCCGCCCTCGTCATCCTCCACACCGAGCACCGCAGAACCGCCTGA
- a CDS encoding carbohydrate kinase family protein, whose protein sequence is MAAAVLAALEVPALVLSNDFGDDPGGVQIQAWLERHRVASTARPVPDQSTSHIVIVADDDGTRTWFPYLPGVLDGLMAVDLTPLASASFAYVDCYQLIEPASLRAIEAARRAGVPLLLNLGGSSLSPEVASALRDWPELLVIQTNVDDAAHGEALATAASLRSQTRASWVVVTAGAFGAVALSDTSRVSVPAFEIVVRHTHCAGAAFSGGLLYGLRLGWPMGETLELAAASGSLRCERPHHEPLPDLDQLRAFISSRARLAAPAAG, encoded by the coding sequence ATGGCCGCCGCCGTCCTGGCCGCCCTCGAGGTCCCGGCGCTCGTGCTCTCAAACGACTTCGGCGATGATCCGGGCGGGGTCCAAATCCAGGCCTGGTTAGAGCGGCACCGGGTGGCCTCCACGGCCCGGCCGGTGCCGGATCAGTCAACGTCGCACATTGTGATCGTGGCCGACGATGACGGCACCCGAACCTGGTTTCCGTACCTGCCCGGGGTACTGGATGGGCTGATGGCCGTGGACCTCACACCGCTGGCCTCGGCATCCTTCGCCTATGTGGACTGCTACCAGCTCATCGAACCAGCAAGCCTCCGCGCCATCGAGGCCGCCCGCCGGGCAGGGGTTCCGCTGCTGCTCAACCTCGGCGGCTCCAGCCTCAGCCCGGAGGTGGCTTCCGCGCTCCGGGATTGGCCGGAACTGCTGGTGATCCAGACGAACGTGGACGACGCCGCGCACGGGGAGGCCCTGGCGACGGCGGCCTCCCTGCGGAGCCAGACCCGGGCCTCCTGGGTGGTGGTCACGGCCGGAGCCTTCGGCGCGGTCGCCCTCAGCGACACCAGCCGGGTATCCGTTCCCGCCTTCGAGATCGTGGTACGGCACACCCACTGCGCCGGCGCGGCCTTTTCCGGCGGCCTTCTCTACGGTCTGCGTCTCGGCTGGCCGATGGGGGAAACCCTGGAGCTGGCAGCGGCCAGCGGAAGCCTTCGCTGCGAGCGTCCCCACCACGAACCCCTTCCGGACCTGGACCAGCTGCGCGCCTTCATCAGTTCCCGCGCTCGTCTGGCTGCCCCGGCCGCTGGCTGA
- a CDS encoding type II toxin-antitoxin system Phd/YefM family antitoxin, translating into MVAAISASEARKTLFPLLEQVNADHTPVEIVSKRGNAVLVSKEDWDAIVETNYLLRTPANARRLMESVEQWRSGGAVERSPDPDG; encoded by the coding sequence ATGGTCGCGGCGATCAGTGCCAGCGAGGCGCGCAAGACACTGTTCCCACTTCTCGAACAGGTCAACGCCGATCACACACCGGTAGAGATCGTCTCGAAGAGGGGGAACGCGGTCCTGGTGAGCAAGGAGGACTGGGACGCGATCGTGGAGACCAACTACCTGCTGCGCACGCCTGCCAACGCCCGCCGGCTGATGGAGAGCGTCGAGCAGTGGCGTTCAGGCGGCGCGGTCGAGCGTTCCCCGGATCCTGACGGGTGA
- a CDS encoding radical SAM protein produces MTTFLDLPHLRPRDDYGHARMPRRADAPAPEHIDRIAYGRFRNVYLYITEACQLRCEHCYMGERLERALKMPLPQITETLRTWRRMGGSKLTILGGEPTLHPNYIEAIRLGRQLGYEDVITTTNAQKPAARKFRQLEPADFAYVQVSLDGGSAATHDQVRGEGTFDVALETTAELAGRGFDTRIICTVNRANRGDALKLLDLADEIGVSLVKFHVFSTIGTGHGNADMAMGPSAWVTYCDVINQVAPAYKTRVWYQPTYARRNQMSRYAAEGYQGCIGRTLDRISIFPDGRCYVCSYLFDTDLNFARMQDGQVVLNREANEFDLFTQPLMTSACGGCKASACQGGCPAEEVVMGGSSCAAEPDIVPVCRLWKSSAKPED; encoded by the coding sequence ATGACCACCTTCCTTGATCTTCCCCACCTGCGCCCGAGGGACGACTATGGCCACGCCCGGATGCCGCGCCGGGCTGACGCACCTGCCCCGGAACACATTGACCGGATCGCCTACGGCCGGTTCCGGAATGTGTACCTCTACATCACCGAGGCCTGTCAACTGCGCTGTGAACACTGCTACATGGGCGAACGACTGGAGCGCGCCTTGAAGATGCCGTTGCCCCAGATCACGGAGACGCTGCGGACCTGGCGACGGATGGGCGGCAGCAAGCTGACCATCCTGGGCGGGGAGCCGACGCTTCACCCCAACTACATCGAGGCCATCCGGCTCGGGCGGCAGCTGGGGTACGAGGACGTCATCACCACCACGAACGCCCAGAAGCCCGCGGCACGGAAGTTCCGCCAGCTGGAACCGGCGGACTTCGCCTACGTCCAGGTCAGCCTCGACGGCGGGAGCGCCGCCACCCACGACCAGGTACGCGGCGAGGGCACCTTTGACGTGGCTCTGGAGACGACGGCGGAGCTGGCCGGACGCGGCTTCGACACCCGGATCATCTGCACCGTCAACCGGGCCAACCGGGGCGACGCCCTGAAGCTGTTGGACCTGGCCGACGAGATCGGCGTGTCCCTCGTGAAGTTCCACGTCTTCTCCACCATCGGCACCGGCCACGGCAACGCCGACATGGCGATGGGTCCATCAGCCTGGGTGACGTACTGCGACGTCATCAACCAGGTGGCCCCGGCCTACAAAACCCGGGTCTGGTACCAGCCCACCTACGCCCGGCGAAACCAGATGAGCCGCTATGCGGCGGAGGGATACCAGGGGTGCATCGGCCGGACGCTGGACCGCATTTCGATCTTTCCCGACGGGCGCTGCTACGTCTGTTCGTACCTGTTCGACACGGACCTCAACTTCGCCCGGATGCAGGACGGGCAGGTGGTGTTGAACCGCGAGGCCAACGAGTTCGACCTGTTCACCCAACCGCTGATGACGAGCGCGTGCGGCGGGTGCAAGGCCTCCGCCTGCCAGGGCGGTTGCCCCGCCGAGGAAGTCGTCATGGGCGGCTCCTCCTGCGCCGCGGAGCCGGACATCGTGCCGGTGTGCCGGTTGTGGAAGTCGTCCGCCAAGCCCGAGGACTGA
- a CDS encoding recombinase family protein, which yields MVRPVYEGALEDLKRGATKTGKPLDGLIVSDVDRLTRDPRHLEDAIDVVVQYGRPVIDISGTLDLLTDNGRSVARIVVALKNQQSADTSRRVRTAHRELAKAGVPVGGYRPFGWEPDKRTIRKAEADMIVVGADEILAGVGTHTLCRRWNELGILTTRGHQWQRQVMKNMYLSPRLAGYRVHGPTTVPLEQRYACTVDGQPVMGLQGHILDVEVWEKVVAKLRDPARTGNQNIHIGGRKYLLSGIIRCAYCGARLTGGWDKGWKKHHYSCRPVTAGGCGSVAVTGHHVDELVTNLVLAYLANRDVEAESGPWPKAAEAEIAEIMAAWRETKRGGTRALQMVEELEGDVAKLRGERNDWLRAHSGPQLTNVASSWPRLEVEQRRDIIATVIEAVVLSKADGPKNRFDPDRITVIWRP from the coding sequence GTGGTGCGGCCGGTGTACGAGGGCGCCCTGGAGGACTTGAAGCGGGGAGCCACCAAAACCGGCAAGCCCCTTGACGGCCTCATCGTCTCCGACGTGGACCGGCTCACCCGCGACCCGCGCCACCTGGAAGACGCCATTGACGTGGTGGTCCAGTACGGGCGGCCCGTCATTGACATCAGCGGCACCCTTGACCTCCTCACGGACAACGGGCGCTCCGTGGCCCGGATCGTCGTGGCCCTGAAGAACCAGCAGTCCGCCGACACCTCCCGGCGGGTGCGGACGGCCCACCGCGAGCTCGCCAAGGCGGGTGTCCCCGTGGGCGGCTACCGGCCCTTCGGCTGGGAGCCGGACAAGCGCACCATCCGCAAGGCCGAGGCCGACATGATCGTCGTCGGTGCTGACGAAATCCTTGCCGGGGTCGGCACGCACACGCTCTGCCGCCGCTGGAATGAGCTGGGCATTCTCACGACCCGGGGCCACCAGTGGCAGCGCCAGGTGATGAAGAACATGTATCTGTCTCCCCGCCTCGCGGGCTACCGGGTACACGGCCCGACCACGGTTCCCTTGGAGCAGCGCTACGCCTGCACCGTAGACGGCCAGCCCGTCATGGGCCTTCAAGGTCACATCCTGGACGTCGAGGTCTGGGAGAAGGTGGTGGCGAAGCTCCGCGACCCCGCTCGGACCGGCAACCAGAACATCCACATAGGCGGCCGGAAGTATCTGCTGTCCGGAATCATCCGCTGCGCCTACTGCGGCGCGCGGCTCACCGGCGGCTGGGACAAGGGGTGGAAGAAGCATCACTACTCCTGCCGTCCCGTCACCGCTGGTGGCTGCGGCAGCGTCGCCGTGACCGGCCACCACGTTGACGAACTGGTCACGAACTTGGTGCTGGCCTATCTGGCAAACCGGGACGTGGAAGCCGAAAGCGGCCCGTGGCCCAAGGCGGCCGAGGCGGAGATCGCCGAGATCATGGCCGCCTGGCGGGAGACGAAGCGCGGCGGCACCCGCGCCCTCCAGATGGTGGAGGAGCTGGAGGGGGACGTGGCGAAGCTCCGGGGGGAGCGCAACGACTGGCTGCGCGCCCACTCCGGCCCCCAGCTGACCAACGTGGCCTCGTCCTGGCCTCGGCTGGAGGTGGAGCAGCGCCGTGACATCATCGCCACCGTTATCGAGGCCGTGGTGCTGTCCAAGGCCGATGGGCCGAAGAACCGTTTTGACCCGGATCGCATCACCGTGATCTGGCGTCCCTGA
- a CDS encoding transposase family protein has protein sequence MTDLGYEGEPAVHTPRKKKPGTSLTGWQKQLNAEFASVRVAAEWGVAHAKNWRILTSRYRSDLGRIDADIQAAVGLQKINEQQSERILSFERIKRVSE, from the coding sequence ATGACCGACCTCGGTTACGAAGGCGAACCCGCCGTCCACACCCCGCGGAAGAAGAAGCCCGGAACATCCCTGACCGGCTGGCAGAAACAACTCAACGCCGAGTTCGCGTCCGTCCGGGTCGCCGCCGAATGGGGAGTCGCTCACGCGAAGAACTGGCGAATCCTCACCAGCCGTTACCGCAGCGACCTCGGCCGTATCGATGCCGACATCCAGGCAGCCGTCGGCCTCCAGAAAATCAACGAACAGCAATCCGAGCGAATACTGAGCTTCGAGAGAATCAAGAGAGTTTCTGAATAA
- a CDS encoding NUDIX hydrolase codes for MPARHQVTTDVHLILLRNNEALFGRRQNTGYEDGAYHLPSGHLEAGESVVTALIREAKEEIGVTIQPEAVEFAHIMHNSSGGGRAAFFFIVREWDGEPVNREPEKCSELAWFPLDALPDHMIAYCRAALEDIAAGRSFSVFGW; via the coding sequence ATGCCTGCTCGCCATCAGGTTACTACTGATGTTCATCTAATCTTGCTCCGAAACAACGAAGCCCTGTTCGGCCGTCGCCAGAACACCGGCTACGAGGACGGTGCGTACCACCTGCCCTCCGGCCACCTGGAGGCGGGAGAGTCCGTGGTCACGGCCCTCATTCGGGAGGCCAAAGAGGAAATCGGGGTGACGATCCAGCCGGAGGCGGTGGAGTTCGCGCACATCATGCACAACTCTTCCGGCGGCGGCCGGGCCGCCTTCTTCTTCATCGTCCGGGAGTGGGACGGCGAACCGGTGAACCGGGAGCCGGAGAAGTGCAGCGAACTGGCCTGGTTCCCACTGGATGCCCTGCCGGACCACATGATCGCCTACTGCCGGGCGGCGCTGGAAGACATCGCCGCGGGCCGGTCCTTCTCCGTCTTCGGCTGGTAG
- a CDS encoding Txe/YoeB family addiction module toxin, whose amino-acid sequence MKLTWTDHAWDDYLYWQSQDRKTLKRINALIADIKRDPDGQGIGKPEVLRNNLAGLRSRRIDDEHRLIYAIEPSQITIISCRYHYQ is encoded by the coding sequence GTGAAGCTGACCTGGACCGACCATGCCTGGGACGACTACCTGTACTGGCAGAGCCAGGACCGCAAAACTCTCAAGCGCATCAACGCCCTGATCGCGGACATCAAACGCGATCCAGATGGGCAGGGCATCGGCAAACCGGAAGTGCTGCGCAACAACCTCGCCGGGCTGCGCTCCCGGCGAATCGACGACGAGCACCGCCTGATCTATGCGATTGAGCCCAGCCAGATCACAATCATCTCCTGCCGCTACCACTATCAGTAG
- a CDS encoding group II intron maturase-specific domain-containing protein, with the protein MLHCASERQAHQVRQAVEDRMAEVGLRLHPTKTRIVYCKDANRRLGHEHTAFTFLGYTFRARAARGRNGRLFASFQPAISRQALTALGRQVRHWRLHRRSNVTLADLARTINPIVRGWMAYYGAFYRSALSVLLTRINSYLVRWIRKKYKRLRPMRKASAAWQRAVTGSPGLFAHWRWVPTFR; encoded by the coding sequence GTGCTCCACTGCGCCAGCGAACGCCAGGCCCACCAGGTGCGCCAGGCGGTCGAGGACAGGATGGCCGAGGTCGGGCTGCGTCTGCACCCGACCAAGACCAGGATCGTGTACTGCAAGGACGCCAACCGGCGGCTCGGCCACGAGCACACCGCGTTCACGTTCCTCGGGTACACCTTCCGTGCCCGCGCGGCACGCGGCAGGAACGGCCGGCTCTTCGCCTCGTTCCAGCCCGCGATCAGCAGGCAGGCCCTGACCGCGCTCGGTAGGCAGGTCCGTCACTGGCGCCTACACCGCCGCAGCAACGTCACGCTCGCGGACCTCGCCCGGACGATCAACCCGATCGTCCGAGGTTGGATGGCGTACTACGGGGCGTTCTACCGCTCCGCGCTGTCCGTTCTCCTCACGCGCATCAACTCCTACCTGGTGCGTTGGATCCGCAAGAAGTACAAGCGGCTACGACCCATGAGAAAGGCGTCAGCCGCCTGGCAACGGGCAGTCACGGGCTCTCCGGGTCTGTTCGCGCACTGGCGGTGGGTTCCGACCTTCCGGTGA
- a CDS encoding AAA family ATPase encodes MTLTVAVPVFGPPAAGKTTLTARLSKAPATAVFRLREHVPTTILAATATSAERLGWIDDFTVIATLRAYLEDLVTAGGTGTVIFDNFPGNAAQVRHFLAALRQTAPGCAVVAVELTVNVTTLYRRAYHRRVCHRCERDPIRDPRLPAEARADDPQRCARCGGILHPRRGDAPRLLRARLQRYRQTADGIKEAFAGGGVTVHALDSGTTPEDTAQAVTALLTARSSPA; translated from the coding sequence GTGACCCTCACGGTTGCCGTCCCGGTCTTCGGACCTCCGGCCGCTGGCAAGACCACGCTGACGGCGCGGCTCAGCAAGGCCCCGGCCACCGCCGTGTTCCGCCTGCGTGAGCACGTCCCCACCACGATCTTGGCGGCCACGGCCACCAGCGCGGAACGCCTGGGCTGGATTGACGACTTCACCGTGATTGCCACCCTCCGGGCCTACCTGGAGGACTTGGTCACGGCCGGGGGCACGGGGACAGTCATCTTCGACAACTTCCCCGGCAATGCCGCCCAGGTCCGGCACTTCTTGGCGGCGCTCCGGCAGACGGCCCCCGGCTGCGCCGTCGTCGCCGTGGAGCTGACGGTGAACGTCACCACGCTGTACCGGCGGGCCTATCACCGCCGGGTCTGCCACCGCTGCGAGCGCGACCCCATCCGTGACCCCCGCCTCCCCGCCGAGGCCCGCGCCGACGACCCCCAGCGCTGCGCGCGGTGCGGCGGCATCCTCCACCCCCGCCGCGGGGACGCGCCCCGGCTCCTCCGCGCCCGGCTACAGCGGTACCGCCAGACCGCTGACGGGATCAAGGAGGCGTTCGCGGGTGGCGGCGTCACCGTTCACGCGCTCGACAGCGGCACCACCCCCGAGGACACCGCCCAGGCCGTTACCGCCCTCCTCACCGCCAGGAGCAGCCCCGCATGA